From Candidatus Stygibacter australis:
AGCGGAAAAAAGTGGAAAACGAGTTACGAATGCATCGTGACCATCTGGCAGAGCTGGTTGAAGAAAAAACAGCTGAGATACAAAAGAAATACAATGAGCTTAACCATCAGTTTAGTGTCATGGTGAATAGAGAATTCAGGATAAAGGAACTCAGAGACGAAATCAAGGAACTTAAAGAGAAATTAGATATATTTGAAAACCTTCATTAACGAAAGAAAAAATCTGTTGCCCAGCTAAATTGAATACCTGCATTAAGGGCACATTGCTCGTCAGTATCCCGGTCACCCACCATTATGCTTTTTGTCCAGTCAATGATAATCCCCTGCTGCCAGGCTTGAAGTTCGCACTGAACAAGCATTCCGATATCAGGTTTTCGCAATAAAGAACGGTGATTGTAGGGGAATATTTTTCCTCCCGGCATTTGGTAGCAGGAAATGATCATATCAAAAGGGTCATTTGTGAACAGTTCTCCAGTATACTTTAGTTCTGCTTCATTATCTTCCGGCGTTTTGTGTCCATAGGCAATTCCACCCTGATTGGAGATACCGCAAATTAGGAATCCTTCATTTTTATAGCCCCAGATGGTTTCTTCTACGCCATCAAACAGGACTATATCAGCAGGACTATTGATATAATCTCCTTTCTTGCTGTAGCGGACAGTATCATCCAGATCAAGGCACAATGCTGGTCTTAAAACATAGTTTACCATATTACCTTCTTTATAAGTACTGCTTCATCTCTCTCCCGATCACACCAGCAGTGAGTTCGATATATTTCTTTACAGGGCTTGATTGGATCTTGGGATAAAGCACTTCTTCGATCTGGAAGAAACCCACAGATTCAACCATTTGCACCTCTATTTTAATCGGTCTGATATCTCCTCTTACAATTTTTACCTTCTTGATGGCACTGGAGG
This genomic window contains:
- a CDS encoding HAD-IIIA family hydrolase — encoded protein: MVNYVLRPALCLDLDDTVRYSKKGDYINSPADIVLFDGVEETIWGYKNEGFLICGISNQGGIAYGHKTPEDNEAELKYTGELFTNDPFDMIISCYQMPGGKIFPYNHRSLLRKPDIGMLVQCELQAWQQGIIIDWTKSIMVGDRDTDEQCALNAGIQFSWATDFFFR